CACTGGCACAGTATTTTGGAATTGGCTTCTACTTTTCTTATACTACCTATTCAGAGATCACTAATAAAGCTGTCAATCCAAACCACACTtcaatcctctctctctctctgtcctatttttgtttattttttatagggatAACCTCCGATTCTTTAAACACACACAAATTTGGACCTGTTTTTTTTCAGCAGACAAGATGAGATGTGATGTGGAGCGTCCAGCAAAGCATTTTTTCGTTCATTCTTGGCCTGCCCACCCCACCCCATTTACTTAACTGAAATATTTATCACCAAAAATGgagtttttgttttgtaaataaaagCTGCAGAAAGAAGGTGAATTCATCTGAAAATGGGATGCAGGCTCAGCAGCCTCCTCACCCAGTAATAGTAATACATACATAAAAGGCACGTGTGTACTAATATCCAAGGCATTGGGTCCATATCTTTGAATCAAAACTAATTCATACTTACTCCACCCtcacaaaaccaaaaaactaTAAGACGATTGAAATGAATTCGAATCGTGTTTATTTATGACTacttgagagagagagagagagagagagagagagagagagagagagagtcatcaaattatgtttatttatgactacttgagagagagagagagagagagagagagagagagagagagagtcatCAAATTAGaagaaacagagagagagagagagaagaagtagCAGAGCAGAGGCAGAGGAATTATTTTGTGCAGGCGTTTTTGGTGATCAAAGGTTGGAGCCCATGTCTATTTCTGAAGGTGGTTTCTTTTCAACTTATTCATTTTTCAGCGATGCAGCTGGAGTTGCAGGTGTCACTTTCTTCTTCAAtccaactctctctctctctctctctctctctctctctctctctctctctctcttcttcttcttcttcttcttgtgtgtgtgtgtgtgtgtgtgtgagttttCTGGTCCGAGCTGCTGCTTAAACATATGAGATTTTGCCTCTACTTGTTGAGTTCTAACTATGGTGGATCtgcattttgtttcttttcatgttcttgtTTCTGGCTTAAATGGGTTGACTTCTTTTGCTGATTGCTTAAAGAATCCCTCTCTTGTTTTCCCTTGTGGGGGAAAATGAGAATCACAGCGAAGAAATATGTGATGATGAATGAATACTATCTGAATCACACTTCTCTGCTGTGCCTTTTCAGTTTGCAGCTGTTtcgaaaataacaaaagataattcatatattatgtGGCTAATAAATTtcacatttaattaaatattatttgcacGCAGATGTTAATCGCACAGATATATAATTGTGGACCGAATTAACCTTAAATAGTAGAAGTATGTTGATCCAGATCAGTCTCGTCTACGAGCCTATGCTTTTTATGAACAAATGGTCTTTATCATTGATTCGAGGTCATCCCACGAAGAACGACGAACATTACTCGTCTTGATGGATCACTATTAGATTTATCCACTCATTTACATAAAATCCAATGAGCCTATGGTTATCGGCCAACTAGAGTAACCCGCGCTCATTTACATACTTCAAATCCAAGGAGCCTATGGCTATACTCCATGGAAGAATGTAGAGATAAaaaagggagagagagaattggAAAGAATACTCTGATCAActcattttgtattatatttgtgtTTCTCTATTGTACTTTAATCACAACCACGTAGTCTATTTATAAGTGTACATAACCCTATACTTAAGTGCAGTCCATATcccaatttttactttttcaaagTCTTTGTGGTTGATATTGTGGTGACCAATGCAGAAATGCAGAAGAAAGGCGTGGAATTATCATCTTGCTGTACACCTcaaccctttttcttcttttaattgaaaagttattttactttatcaGTTTTGAgcaatattttaaagtttgaacAAGAATTGCAACATTAGGTTCAAAGTTAGGCATAGCTCTCCACCCTATTTGAACACACTGATTCATCTTGTTCAGAAGAAGATCGATCCAGGATAATGTATGAGCACTGataaaaatgactaaaaatttGACCGGTGTTTGCAGGGAATCTCCTTGCTTTTGTGCTGTTTGTGTCACCAATGTGAGTACCTAATATCTTCCGAACAGAGAATGACAGCTTCTTGTTCTGGTTTATGATCGATAAGTATTTGTCATGTGTTCCTTCCAGACCGACGTTTAGGAGAATTATCAGAAGCCAGTCAACGGAGCAATTTTCGGGGTTGCCTTACATCTATGCCCTCTTGAACTGCTTAATATGCCTTTGGTATGGCATGCCCATCGTCTCTTCTGGCATAATCTTAATAGCCACTGTCAACTCAGTCGGAGCCGTCTTCCAGTTGgtttacattattatattcattatatatgCCGACAAAGAAAGGAAGGTAGTTCTAGATTTTGGATGTATCTGAATCTATAACGGAAACCTGATCAATCACTTAACCTGAAAACTCATGTGTTTTGCAGGTAAAGATGTTGGGGCTGTTGCTGGCAGTTTTCTCTGTGTTTGCTGTCGTTGTTTTCGTTAGCATAAGGGTTTTTGAACCACCTCAACGACAACTTTTTGTTGGATACCTGTCTGTCTTTTCTCTCATATCCATGTTTGCGTCTCCGCTATTCATTATTGTGAGTTCGCCACCTACACAATGAACCCATGTTTTCATTCAAGTACTTGTCTACTTTGATAACTCGtatttgaaaatgtaattacGCAGAACCTGGTGATCAGAACGAAAAGTGTGGAATACATGCCGTTTTATCTCTCACTCGCAACATTCTTGATGAGTCTTTCTTTCTTCGCATATGGAATGTTGAAGAAGGACGGGTTTATTTCTGTAAGCTTCTCACCTCTTCAAATTGTCTCATGATGCAGCACACCTTCCTCAACTGCTCTAAGAGCCACTCTTGATTTAACTCTCTGCATACCCCGTCTCActctttgttttcattttggCTCGTCTTTGTCGCCCATGTAAAATCAGGTTCCTAATGGGATCGGAGCGATTCTTGGGATTATTCAGTTGGTGCTGTACTTCTGGTACAGCAGAAGCTCTGTGCAAGCGTCGAGAAGGCCGTTGCTCGAGTCATATGCATGACGGATGTTGCGTTGCATAGAACTGGCCGAGCAACGAATCAGTGAGGCtgcttgtttattttttgtcattctTTTTCCCCTCGTTGGTCTGCTCTAAAATTCTTGTTTGTATCGGAACCAAAAATGTGCTGAGTGCAGTTTTGATCCTACAATGTTTATTCCAATTCATGAATAAGTGAGGTACTCCCATCTCAATGTACGAGGCTTACAGTTGAGTAAAAATGTGGAAgcctgtgtgtgtgtatggttGCTTGGATATGTTCATATAAAGTTGCTGAATCAATTGTTATAAAAGCGCATAAGCGCTGTATATATCTGTTCAGTATTCCATTCCATGCCTGCTTTATGAGAAAGAGGGATGATTTGGATTGATATTGCTTTATGGATATGGGCCTGTTTGCGATGGATGGCCCGTGTCAAAATGCTACTTTTTGAGGATGTGGGAGCCCAAGTTCAAGCCCAATTTAGACAAAGAACTTTAAATAGAATAGAATNNNNNNNNNNAAAaagggggggaggggggggggcaTGAATGAAAggtaattatttgaaaagtagtgtgaaaaataagaaaaaaaggtaagtagttatttaattaatggtaGGTGTCGGAGTTGATTTACCAAAGTCAAGGgggctaattaattaattggccGGGTGGGGTCCACGTTATTGCATCTCTAAAATCCGTGTCGTTGATGATTTTTCCtagatttcatttttatatgtaataataatccGGCGGCTGCGGCTGCGGCTGACGCTGATGCTCAGCTTGGGGTTCAAGCAACAAATCCTCCTTTTCCTCTCAATTTTACCCCTAGGGCATATTAGTCAATTAACTAATCCAAAGCCGGCACATAAAAACATCAACGACGCGTCAAACGGTAATTACCATATAGAGAttgagagggagagggagagggagagggggCAGGCAGACTTAAAACCCTAAAAACCTCTCTCGTTCTGTTTCACTCTCTCTTGGACTCGGACTCGGACTCTTTTCCCTTTCATAAATATCTTCCTTTCCGAAATTCTTTGATCTGTCCCTCTTTACCAGCTGTTTGTTCTTTTCCCGTCTTGCCGATGCAGAAGTCTTCCCTTTTGGCTTTCGGGGTTTCGTGTGTTGTGAGTACGTTATGCTTCAAGAAACTATGAACCTCTtctgtttcttgaattttgatttactTTGCGTTCTTGGGGGATATATCTTCTGGGTTTTCACTTGTGGGTCTTTTCTTGTGTGTTTCCAGGAGTAGTGACGCTGACTTGTATGCACATGTGATTCTTTTCTTGCGTGATTTTGAATTAGCCGAACTTCTTGTGTCCTGAAGTTGTTACTTGTAGTCCAAGGTTTAAAGAGTTAATCGTTTGGGTAAATATCGATGTTTCCTAATTATAATTCGCTGTTAGTTGCTATCGATGATTGTGTTTTTTCGTCCATGCTGTCTTTTGGTTCTGCCtattgattttcttgtttgcagTACTCTCCGTATGTCATtctcatatataattagttgagGAAGTTGAATATTTGGAACTGTATGATAAGATAGGATActcttttgttctttgttttgttGGATTTATGTGTTGAATTGGGAATCCCAAATCGCAGTTTAATTGTACTTTGAGAACACTTGATTATGCATCATAATGGTATTTATGAAACTTTGGCATAATAAATGTCTTTGGATCTCCAATCGATGGTATTACTTTTCCGGACTTCCATTGCCAAGCATTAATGTCAACTCGAATGaataatgattattttgttttgtttgttaggACGTGATTGAGGCCAATGGTTATGGTGGCTGCTAACCAAGATAAAATCCGGAGTTGCTACCCAATGCAGTTTTCGACCATGTTAGCTGAGGATAACACAGCGCCTAGGAAGTTGAAGTTCAAAATAACTACCAAAGGGATAAGGGATGATTCCGGGGATAAGTCACGGGAAAATGTTGTGAAGCTTGTTATAAACTGTGGACAAGGAGACAGAGTGGCTGGAGTTAGAAATAAGCTTTCTGAGGCAAATGTTCTCCTGAAGTCATCTGTGCCAGCAAAGTCCAACAAGCGGAGGCCAGAGACTTCTCTTGATGGTGAAAGGGGGATTAGGCGGAAGATAGACAGCAACTTGAAAATTCAGTGTGGTAATGTTTTGAAAGAATTGATGAATCACCCTGATGGATGGATTTTCAGTGAGCCAGTTGACCCAGTGAAGTTGAACATTCCTGATTATTTCTCAGTAATCTCTGAACCCATGGATTTGGGAACAATAAAACGCAAACTAGAGGGCAATATGTACTTTGGTGCTGAGGAATTTGCTGCTGATGTGAGGCTGACTTTTTCCAATGCAATGTTGTATAATCCTCCTGACAATAGAGTTCATAGCTGTGCAAAGAAACTGGATAGAAATTTCAATAGAAGATGGAAGATACTGGAGGCAAAAATGCAGCATAGTAAGAATGTTGAACAGGCCAGTAGAATTGATTACATGGAAAAAAATGGCCCCCACACCAAGCAGACAGTAGGGCAGGTGCGTCAGGACACGAAGCTGATTGGCCTTAACAAAGCTGCCTTGCGCATAAAAGTCGGCACCTATAAGTCAATGTCATTTGAGGAAAAAGAGAAGTTTAGGTTAGAGCTTGTGCAAGTGCTGAGCAAAAAGATGACTGAAAAGCTGCGGAATGTGTTTCAGAAATTTAGCTTGACTGGTCTTGACAAAGAAAGGCTCGGTGCCTATATTGACTCGGCCGATGATGACACTTTATTCAAGTTGAGAAGAGAAATTAGAGTTTGCATGGAAGCAAGAGATGGAAAAGTAAGGATAATTTCAATCAAATAGTTTGTTTATTGTGGTCGATTGGCATTTGATTCTGACTTTCTCGAGTTAGCAAGCTTATGTATTGTATTCGGATTCTTACATCAATGTGGAAGCTTGTAGTTCTCTATTGTGATAGATACAATCATCTGCATATTCATGCCTCTATTTTCCTGTAATGGTCCAttctaatttatatgaatttgtttcCTTGAAGTAGTGTTTTAGTTCCATTGACATGCTAATGCTCGAATCTTTTGTTCATTGAAAAGGTCACGCCTGCAAGGATTGTGCAAAAAGGATTTCCCTCATTGAGGAGAACTGTGCAGAAAGGTATGATGTGGCAGAGTAATGTTTCTGCTTTCTGGCTAACTTTAGGAGCTCATCAGCCATGTCTCTTATTGGCATAGAACATTGCGGTCAAGGTGCTTGTGCATCTGCCAATCACAGACAATCAGTTGATTCGACTGAAGCTAAATGTTCATCATGTGTTGGCATGAGCGGTGAGCTAGACTCTCACTCCTGTAGTTATGTGTGCTTTGGTTTTTGGTGGTTATTCAACTCAACCATTTATCAATTTCAGATATATCCTCGGAAAGATCATCGGAACAGGACCATTGTAGTGATTCTAGACGTGTATGTATCAGCAACTAGTGATGCTTGAAGTTcctttaagaataatttagtGTATGAATGGTGCAAAATTGCTTTATGAGGCCTTCTTTTGATGTAGCAGGGTTCCGAGGTGAAATGTTCTCTGGCATCTGATACAAACAGCTCTGGTCCAGATTCTGGTGGTGAGAGCATTTTAATCTTATAGATTATGCCCACCTTCAAATGGTTTTGGTTATTTGAGCATTGACATGCTTGCAAATGATTCAAGGGCCTGGAGTTGTTCTCGATGACGAAAACAGCTCTCACCTGTCAACCCCGGCCATATGTGCTGCTTCTGTTGAAGGTATCTTACTGTACAACTATCATCCACCAGACGATGGTTGTGACCTTCTGCTGGACTATCAACTGTTTGTCACTTTCTGTTTGATTTTTCTGACATTTAAGCATTGGTTTTACCAAGTAACATGATATAGCTTGTACGGATGTGGCTATTTATGTTTTCCACCTGTTTTCATTTCGTGAAAGAACATACTTTGtatcacatattttatatttttttgttgcctggaatttgattttttttactcattCATAGGCTGGAATTCGCTAGATGTGCAAATGTCACCCAAGAAGGCTTTGCGTGCTGCAATGCTAAAAACTCGCTTTGCGGATACTATCTTCAAAGCTACACATCAGGTGCTTGTGGACCATGTAATGATCCTTTGCTTTTACAGAATTTTTATCAGGACAtgttttttgtcattttgatTGGTTTAGCGAcgcattaattatttttttattgtggtGCTTTGGATTTTGGTGGTCATTTTGTAGAGTGAGAAGTCTGATCCTGTGAGGTTGCaggaagaaagagagaaactGGAAAGGGAACAACTAAAAGGTGACGCCAACGTCTTTGACTCATCTTATCAACTGcatttatatatgaatttatcaatttcattGATTAAAGTGTGTACAGATAAAATTTGTAGAGTATTGATTTGTTCAAAATTGTCACCCTCAACATCCTTAACTTTATTAGCTTAACAGCAGAAGTTGCCCTTTATAGCTTTTTTGGATAGATGCAGTAATCTGGGTATCGTTCATGACTTCATCTTTTAACAGGAATAACTGAGCAATTTCGTATAGTGACTTCAGAGCCCCCCCTTTCTGTATTTGTTCATCCTTTATGATCAAGCTATTTCACTAAGTTTTGTGGCTCACAGAGAAAGCTAGGATTGAAGCAGAAATCAGAGCTGCTGAAGAAGCTTCAAGGAGAAGGCTGCAAAATGATTTGAAGATGCAACGTGAAAGAGAAAGAGCGGCTGCAAGGATGGCACTAGAAAAGGTATTTTTTCCATTCATGTTTGGGCAACCTATCGGACTAAGTTGGTGGTTTTCTCTACATTTGCATGGGTTTCTGTAGGTTTTTTGCATTGGTGTTGAGGTTTCCTGCTTTGTTTTGCAGATGGGAAGAACCGTCTTGATTGATGAAAATGTAGATATCTGGAAAGACTTGGAGATGTTGTGTTGTGGTTCCCCGTCTGATCTACTTGATGGAGAGGGGTGCGATGTGATGAAAGTCTTTCACCCTGGAAACCTGTTGGAGCAGCTTGGCTTGTACATAAAAGCTGATTATTTGGAAGAGGACGAAGATGCAACATGGGATGGAGAAGAGGGGGAGATTCTGTCTTAGTCGCCTAATTGCTTTTGGTCTTGTGTTTAATCTTCTATTTCAAGTGCTTGGAGCGGTATTACTTGTACACAGTTTTTCCTTTGAGATATACGACACGTAACACTTGGGAAAATGGATTGATTGCCTGTGCCCTGTGTGTAGGATTTGTGCATCTgctaatgataattatttctaaaaatgtcAGCTCCGAAAATCTGTTAAGTGTGTGGAGTAGCAGACTTAAATGTCAAAAGTTGTTGAATTAAGGTGTGTGTCTGTGTCCTGGAATACTTTTGCACGATGTGCCTCgaattttgttttggtttttccTGCGGCcagatttattttcattccacTTTCTAggtttgatgaatatttttataattgcaGCTATTAGAAGTCGCATAAATTTGATTGGTCTACCAATTAGAAAGGATTCTtctaaatcattttaaaatactacCCCTTGTGTggtattaatgtaatataattcaaCGGATTTATACATAAAACTTTACTCTGAAATATATATCTACAACGATGATGAATGTGCACGTAATTAAATCTGACTTAACCGATCATAGCTTCAAAATCCCAATTTCAAAACCTTTCCTGGATAGCTCCAGAAACAACAAGATGTCACACTTGTTGAATTATATAGAATAGTAGttatgatttataaattacagaaattcttctaaaatttaaaataattacggatacttttcaaaaaaattattaataccttttaattttaataactaaCGGTTTGCTTAATTCATTAGTTTTCATCTatttccaaattaaaatattcttgtgagttataaattatagctttgcttatttttaaaacttttttctgGAATGTTTTGGTCTAAATGGACTACttcttttacaaattttccatccacctagttcaatatttaattacgaTAAAGATAAAATCAAGCCTATATCTGAtgatctcataattttatcaaatatagaCCAACGAGGGATAATGACAATTGTGCTAAACATATGGAACTTCATGTAATTCAACACCCACCCCCCACCCACTATGTTTTAGGGAAAAAATTGGGACTGAAGCTCTAATGACATTGATTGATGGTCTTCACCCATGCAACGAAACACTCaacattcaaatatataattaattgtaacaaaaattaataattgttgaatcATATGCAATACTCATACTTGTGCTTTAATAAATTGGGACTGAAGTTCTACTACCTAATCTAGTGGTCTTCACCTGTGCAACAGGACACCCAACATTTCAAATATGTAAAAACTATAAATGCATGAAAAGGATGCTACTACTACGCTCTGGCCTCTGCTATAGCAGTTAACATTATCTAAATCTATAAGGTTTATTTCTTCTGATTTAGTATAGAAGGAGATTGcatatcataataaataaacttaacaAATGCTCAAACAAGCCCGAGAGAAAAGGCCCTTGAGCCGCGTGGCTAAGCCAACTGAACAAGGTACAAATGTAGGAGTAGAACATAAATTCAACTCGGTTCCATCTTCTCTACTTTATCACCAGAAAAATTTCAGCCAGCCTATCAGAATACAATAGGAGTTGACTTGGTGCTCTAAAATACGCGCAGATATCGTCGTATTTAACTCCCACAAGAATTATCTAAAGACCTAAACAAGGAGGGAAGTCGAGTCAGTGGTGATATTTCATGTTAAGGAGAAACACCCCCATTCTGACAGAGCCAACCTCttggaattcaatttcaacCACTGAACTACTACACAGTATAGCGATTCTTGGCAGCCCTGTCAAGTCTCTTGGCGTCATCCTGCATGAGACCAGATGGCAACTTATCCCTAGATGAAACGATGCATAAGACACCAAAGACTCAAGGTCAACTCCAAAAGGAGAACTTACATGGAATATGAAACCGATTGTATCATTGTAGTCCAGAAACTCCTTCCACTGTCTTCCAATGCTCAGCTGAAAATTGTCAAGAAATGTAGAGGAAAATACAATAAGCATGAGTTCtgaaaattgcacaaataaagaaagctgcaaacacaaaaatcattcatgcataaatttcaagatattATCCTCTTCCTGATATGGACACTTCCTTTATGGTTGAAATCTTTTCAAACATAGAACACACCGCATTGCTCCTTGCATGCGTGCTTACTCTGAACCACTAAACGGTATATGGTAAAGATAATTCTTGCCTGTTAGCTTGTGCCATCAAATTATTTGCGCACAAGAATAGGAGTACTATCTCAAACTCGGAAAGAGTTGAGGAGTCATACAGCAAATTCCACATGCCTAGAAGATTCTACGATACTTATCGGAAATCTCAAGGCGGATGGTATTTTTATCACCTACATTAAAGAAACTGTAGCAAAATGGCATGCAAAAATAGAATTGGAATATAACCATGTGAAACACCTGCTATGACCCGCGATAACAGAACTGGTCATTATAACAATAACATGTAAATGCTAGGGAACATTTCGAGTTACATTCTCAAACAAACCTGAGCAGCTTCATTTGCagcatttttggtccaaagAGCAATTTTCTCCTGCTTTCCTCGGACACTGACAACTGCTCCACATATTTCATCTCCATCATCAAATTGCTCCCCGATCATCGCCAGCAACTAAGAGGAATGCAAAAGGGAATAAGAGGGGAGAATTCAATAGAGAGATGGAATTCCCAACAAGATATAAAGAGACATACCGTATAGAGCCAACTAGTATCAGATTTACCCCTTGAAAAATTCACGGTCCACTTCCCCCCATTAGCGCAAATAGGATCTTCCCACTTTggctctattttatttttgaaacaatGAAAGTCTGCACCCACTGCCAGCTTGCTTGGATGGTGTATATTATTGTAAACACTGCAAGCCAAGCAAAGGAAAATTATGGTATCACAATTCTCAACGTTATTAAGAACTATAATAACTGAAATTACTAACAACAAATGCCAAGTACAGTACAACCTTGTGGTTTGGAAGAAAATCATATGATCAAACAAAGTGGTTAGGCCAGTAGCCCAttacaaagagagagagagagacctaAAACCCTAGTGGCCTGCATATATTGACAACAACCTCTCGAGATTTCcagcatctttttttttttcttttttcctgatAACAATTGCATGAGTGACTATTCATCATCGTGACAAGAGAAATGGCAACAACTCCAAAAGGGGTACACGAAGCAGCAATCAAAATCTCAAGCTATGCTCGACCTTTGACACACTTAATTTTCCTCAGGCTCAGTGATATCATACACATGTAACCAAAGAACTGCCCACAACATCTTgagagaagaataaaaagtaCAGAAAACTACCGAACATAAAGATAACTCGCACAAATCAACAACCCACGTAATACAAACTCCCAAAGTCGCATACCTAAAAACCCCCCAATTCGAACACAGAACCAGAGAAAGTCCATTAATCACACTCAAaagcccaaaaaaaaaaaaaaaaggtatgaTGTAATGATATAAAAAGCAGACCCCCAGAAATCTTCGACGGATGAGAAAGTGTAAATAGGGCGAATTGAGCTTCCCCATGCGGCTTGTTTGGACTTAGCAGAA
This genomic window from Sesamum indicum cultivar Zhongzhi No. 13 linkage group LG12, S_indicum_v1.0, whole genome shotgun sequence contains:
- the LOC110011242 gene encoding bidirectional sugar transporter SWEET2a-like — protein: MSISEGGFFSTYSFFSDAAGVAGNLLAFVLFVSPIPTFRRIIRSQSTEQFSGLPYIYALLNCLICLWYGMPIVSSGIILIATVNSVGAVFQLVYIIIFIIYADKERKVKMLGLLLAVFSVFAVVVFVSIRVFEPPQRQLFVGYLSVFSLISMFASPLFIINLVIRTKSVEYMPFYLSLATFLMSLSFFAYGMLKKDGFISVPNGIGAILGIIQLVLYFWYSRSSVQASRRPLLESYA
- the LOC105175654 gene encoding transcription factor GTE9-like isoform X1 produces the protein MVMVAANQDKIRSCYPMQFSTMLAEDNTAPRKLKFKITTKGIRDDSGDKSRENVVKLVINCGQGDRVAGVRNKLSEANVLLKSSVPAKSNKRRPETSLDGERGIRRKIDSNLKIQCGNVLKELMNHPDGWIFSEPVDPVKLNIPDYFSVISEPMDLGTIKRKLEGNMYFGAEEFAADVRLTFSNAMLYNPPDNRVHSCAKKLDRNFNRRWKILEAKMQHSKNVEQASRIDYMEKNGPHTKQTVGQVRQDTKLIGLNKAALRIKVGTYKSMSFEEKEKFRLELVQVLSKKMTEKLRNVFQKFSLTGLDKERLGAYIDSADDDTLFKLRREIRVCMEARDGKVTPARIVQKGFPSLRRTVQKEHCGQGACASANHRQSVDSTEAKCSSCVGMSDISSERSSEQDHCSDSRRQGSEVKCSLASDTNSSGPDSGGPGVVLDDENSSHLSTPAICAASVEGWNSLDVQMSPKKALRAAMLKTRFADTIFKATHQVLVDHSEKSDPVRLQEEREKLEREQLKEKARIEAEIRAAEEASRRRLQNDLKMQRERERAAARMALEKMGRTVLIDENVDIWKDLEMLCCGSPSDLLDGEGCDVMKVFHPGNLLEQLGLYIKADYLEEDEDATWDGEEGEILS
- the LOC105175654 gene encoding transcription factor GTE9-like isoform X3; the protein is MVMVAANQDKIRSCYPMQFSTMLAEDNTAPRKLKFKITTKGIRDDSGDKSRENVVKLVINCGQGDRVAGVRNKLSEANVLLKSSVPAKSNKRRPETSLDGERGIRRKIDSNLKIQCGNVLKELMNHPDGWIFSEPVDPVKLNIPDYFSVISEPMDLGTIKRKLEGNMYFGAEEFAADVRLTFSNAMLYNPPDNRVHSCAKKLDRNFNRRWKILEAKMQHSKNVEQASRIDYMEKNGPHTKQTVGQVRQDTKLIGLNKAALRIKVGTYKSMSFEEKEKFRLELVQVLSKKMTEKLRNVFQKFSLTGLDKERLGAYIDSADDDTLFKLRREIRVCMEARDGKVTPARIVQKGFPSLRRTVQKEHCGQGACASANHRQSVDSTEAKCSSCVGMSDISSERSSEQDHCSDSRRQGSEVKCSLASDTNSSGPDSGGPGVVLDDENSSHLSTPAICAASVEGWNSLDVQMSPKKALRAAMLKTRFADTIFKATHQSEKSDPVRLQEEREKLEREQLKEKARIEAEIRAAEEASRRRLQNDLKMQRERERAAARMALEKMGRTVLIDENVDIWKDLEMLCCGSPSDLLDGEGCDVMKVFHPGNLLEQLGLYIKADYLEEDEDATWDGEEGEILS
- the LOC105175654 gene encoding transcription factor GTE9-like isoform X2 — protein: MVMVAANQDKIRSCYPMQFSTMLAEDNTAPRKLKFKITTKGIRDDSGDKSRENVVKLVINCGQGDRVAGVRNKLSEANVLLKSSVPAKSNKRRPETSLDGERGIRRKIDSNLKIQCGNVLKELMNHPDGWIFSEPVDPVKLNIPDYFSVISEPMDLGTIKRKLEGNMYFGAEEFAADVRLTFSNAMLYNPPDNRVHSCAKKLDRNFNRRWKILEAKMQHSKNVEQASRIDYMEKNGPHTKQTVGQVRQDTKLIGLNKAALRIKVGTYKSMSFEEKEKFRLELVQVLSKKMTEKLRNVFQKFSLTGLDKERLGAYIDSADDDTLFKLRREIRVCMEARDGKVTPARIVQKGFPSLRRTVQKEHCGQGACASANHRQSVDSTEAKCSSCVGMSDISSERSSEQDHCSDSRRGSEVKCSLASDTNSSGPDSGGPGVVLDDENSSHLSTPAICAASVEGWNSLDVQMSPKKALRAAMLKTRFADTIFKATHQVLVDHSEKSDPVRLQEEREKLEREQLKEKARIEAEIRAAEEASRRRLQNDLKMQRERERAAARMALEKMGRTVLIDENVDIWKDLEMLCCGSPSDLLDGEGCDVMKVFHPGNLLEQLGLYIKADYLEEDEDATWDGEEGEILS
- the LOC105175655 gene encoding eukaryotic translation initiation factor 4E-1 translates to MVDETEKLASSEEAENSLMTHNVGGEESEVEEGEIVGGDSDDAAKAMAPPPPRHPLENSWTFWFDNPSAKSKQAAWGSSIRPIYTFSSVEDFWGVYNNIHHPSKLAVGADFHCFKNKIEPKWEDPICANGGKWTVNFSRGKSDTSWLYTLLAMIGEQFDDGDEICGAVVSVRGKQEKIALWTKNAANEAAQLSIGRQWKEFLDYNDTIGFIFHDDAKRLDRAAKNRYTV